CCCTTTCTGCCAATGCTATCCTTGGCTTCCTTATATTTTGTAATCAGGGACCTTGATTTCCTGTCGTTCCACGCATCGCGTTCGCCGTGGCCGGACGGTGGTGGCGAATAACACGACGGCCCTGGCGACGGCGTGGGCTGCCAGACTACCGGCGGCGTGGTCTGCCGAAGAGGCGACGGCGCGAGCCGACCGCCATCCTCAACGACAGCCGGTACCGTCGGTGGAGGTGTGTTGCGAATAGGTTCTTCCACACGTAGTACACTGATGCGAAGGCCGCCTAGGAAAGTAAAATAACTTGCAGCACGTCACAAACGGCAACATAGCCCACGTGCTTAACCAATAACAGTACTCACCTTCCGTCTCATAAAGGAATCCATCATCGTTTTCCATGTGCGTGCCGTGCTCGTCAAGCAAGGCATATGCCCGTGTCTCGACGCCGTCGATCAAGACGAGCATGGCTGCGGAAACGTCTGCTACGGCCATGGCTTTACACGAATTGCACTCGCCGAACTCGTAGTGTAGAAGTGTAGAAGAACTCGTGTAGCGcttggccaa
This region of Amblyomma americanum isolate KBUSLIRL-KWMA chromosome 5, ASM5285725v1, whole genome shotgun sequence genomic DNA includes:
- the LOC144132509 gene encoding uncharacterized protein LOC144132509 — encoded protein: MAVADVSAAMLVLIDGVETRAYALLDEHGTHMENDDGFLYETEGGLRISVLRVEEPIRNTPPPTVPAVVEDGGRLAPSPLRQTTPPVVWQPTPSPGPSCYSPPPSGHGERDAWNDRKSRSLITKYKEAKDSIGRKGGFRTKKGFVREA